Proteins from a genomic interval of Thermoanaerobacterium thermosaccharolyticum DSM 571:
- a CDS encoding sensor histidine kinase, with amino-acid sequence MLKTLKGKISVVYLGLVLLVVIIGTISGINLYYLSKTIDGLMIDNYKSIKAVNLMNEEIDNQNNAILTYIYQDRQAGIKQFNQDSSAFYDWYNVEANNITEKNEGKYVEEIKNAYVDFTTSFSSLQEIPVSDNSSMLYYYKTKIKPNFDHIKDLLNGLAQLNETAMFEKKTNATMDAKNSMYAILIITFIAAIFGFIISMVFTNRFLKPMEYLISSIRKVKEGDLDQIISITTDDELGKLATEFNNMIKRLKQYEESQLGKIMDERNKTLSIVKSISDPLLVLNSDYKIILLNSAAEELFGIEEKNAVNKHFLLSVKDEKLFEEINSIVDSNFVNNKIEQIKYSNKYYDVTISPIENYKSEISDILLVFHNITEFKELDQVKDDFISIISHEFKTPLTSIMMGTSIILEEKIGTINEKQKSTLLAIEEEGEKLTELVNELIELTKIESGKEVYNFKCCSMFGIVENTIKPLYNIASDKGVNLSHSVDEDLPCVYADPEKISWVLNNLITNALKYTDAGDDISISASIDNNMMQISVKDTGVGIPKEYKDKIFDKFFHTKNGDDFEIKGTGLGLAVVKEIVEAHGGKVWCESDLDVGSNFMFTLPICH; translated from the coding sequence ATGCTTAAAACTTTGAAAGGCAAAATATCAGTAGTATATCTTGGGCTTGTATTACTGGTTGTTATAATTGGAACAATATCTGGCATAAACCTATATTATTTAAGTAAAACGATAGATGGTTTAATGATTGATAATTATAAAAGCATTAAAGCAGTGAACTTAATGAATGAGGAGATAGATAATCAGAACAATGCGATATTAACATATATATATCAAGACAGGCAAGCCGGAATTAAACAATTCAACCAAGATAGTTCAGCATTCTATGATTGGTACAACGTTGAGGCAAATAATATAACCGAGAAAAACGAGGGAAAGTATGTAGAAGAAATAAAAAATGCATACGTTGATTTTACAACAAGTTTTTCAAGTCTTCAAGAGATACCAGTAAGCGATAATAGTAGCATGTTATATTATTATAAAACTAAAATAAAGCCTAACTTTGATCATATTAAGGATCTTTTAAATGGTCTTGCTCAATTAAATGAAACTGCCATGTTCGAAAAAAAGACGAATGCTACAATGGATGCAAAGAATTCTATGTATGCTATTTTGATTATCACGTTTATAGCAGCTATTTTTGGGTTTATAATATCTATGGTATTTACAAATAGGTTTTTAAAACCTATGGAGTACCTAATAAGTTCGATTCGTAAAGTCAAAGAGGGTGACCTTGATCAAATAATATCAATTACGACAGATGATGAACTTGGAAAATTAGCAACTGAATTTAATAATATGATAAAGAGACTTAAGCAGTATGAAGAAAGCCAATTAGGGAAAATAATGGATGAGCGTAATAAGACATTATCAATAGTTAAAAGTATAAGTGATCCATTGTTAGTGCTTAATTCAGATTACAAAATAATATTATTAAATAGTGCTGCAGAAGAATTATTTGGAATAGAAGAAAAAAACGCTGTTAATAAGCATTTTCTTTTGTCTGTCAAAGATGAGAAGCTCTTTGAAGAAATAAATTCAATTGTTGATTCTAATTTTGTCAATAATAAGATAGAACAGATTAAATATAGTAATAAATATTATGATGTTACGATTTCCCCAATAGAAAATTACAAATCTGAGATTTCAGATATTTTATTAGTTTTTCATAATATAACTGAGTTTAAGGAGCTAGATCAAGTGAAAGATGATTTTATATCAATAATTTCACATGAATTTAAGACTCCTCTTACATCTATAATGATGGGTACAAGCATAATTCTTGAAGAAAAAATAGGAACAATTAACGAAAAGCAAAAAAGTACACTTTTAGCAATTGAAGAAGAAGGGGAAAAGCTTACAGAATTAGTTAACGAACTTATAGAGCTTACAAAAATTGAGTCTGGCAAAGAAGTGTATAATTTTAAGTGTTGTTCAATGTTCGGAATAGTAGAAAATACCATCAAACCCTTATACAATATTGCCAGTGACAAAGGTGTTAATTTGTCACATAGCGTTGATGAAGATTTGCCATGTGTATATGCCGATCCAGAGAAAATATCATGGGTTTTAAATAACCTTATTACGAATGCTTTAAAATATACAGATGCTGGTGATGATATTAGTATAAGCGCATCGATTGATAACAATATGATGCAAATTTCTGTTAAAGATACAGGAGTGGGAATACCAAAAGAATATAAGGATAAAATTTTTGATAAATTTTTCCATACTAAAAATGGTGATGATTTTGAAATTAAAGGCACAGGATTAGGACTTGCAGTTGTAAAAGAGATAGTGGAAGCACATGGTGGCAAAGTATGGTGTGAAAGTGATCTTGATGTTGGAAGCAATTTTATGTTTACGCTTCCTATATGTCATTGA
- the kdpA gene encoding potassium-transporting ATPase subunit KdpA encodes MSYDILQMIIFICLLTAITVPLGSYIAKVFTNQHTFLDFIAKPVEKLIYKITGINDKLEMNWREYALSLIAFNILGIIVLLAIQMLQGSLPLNPQKLKGITSWHLALNTAVSFVTNTNWQAYKGETTMSYLTQMLGLTSQNFLSAATGISVAIALIRGISRHSTKNIGNFWVDMTRSIIWLFLPMSFLLSLILTQQGVIQNLSSYVEVHTIDGLKQIIAMGPVASQEAIKMLGTNGGGFFNTNSAHPFENPTPLTNMLEMLAILAIPASLPYAFGKMVKNTKQGWAIFGAMLILFIIMLGTTYYSEKTGNPIISQIKITGPSAMEGKEVRFGIADSALFSTVTTAASCGAVNSTLDSMTPLGGLVPMLQIMLGEVIFGGVGSGLYSMLINAFLAVFIVGLMVGRTPEYIGKKIESYEVKMSILAILVPASTILIGSAIASVTKVGTASLLNHGPHGLSEILYAFASSAGNNGSAFAGLNSNTLFYNIATSIAMFIGRFGVIIPALAIAGNLANKKIVPANVGTFPTDNALFSVLLVVIVLIIGALTFFPALSLGPIIEQLLMNAGKLF; translated from the coding sequence ATGAGTTATGATATTTTACAAATGATAATATTTATCTGCCTATTGACAGCAATTACAGTACCGCTTGGTTCTTATATTGCAAAAGTGTTTACAAATCAGCATACATTTCTAGATTTTATCGCAAAGCCAGTTGAAAAATTAATATATAAAATTACAGGTATCAATGATAAACTTGAAATGAATTGGAGGGAATATGCTCTATCGTTGATAGCATTTAATATTTTAGGTATAATTGTTCTTTTAGCTATTCAAATGTTACAAGGATCATTGCCATTAAATCCACAAAAACTAAAAGGGATTACTTCTTGGCACCTTGCATTAAATACGGCAGTAAGCTTTGTAACAAACACAAACTGGCAAGCATACAAAGGCGAAACAACAATGAGCTACTTAACACAGATGCTAGGTTTAACATCTCAAAATTTCTTATCCGCTGCTACAGGTATATCAGTCGCTATTGCACTTATTAGAGGTATTTCAAGACATTCCACAAAAAATATAGGAAATTTTTGGGTTGATATGACAAGGTCAATAATATGGCTATTTTTGCCTATGTCTTTTCTGCTTTCACTAATACTAACTCAGCAAGGAGTTATACAAAATCTAAGTAGCTATGTAGAAGTACATACTATTGATGGGCTTAAGCAAATTATTGCAATGGGTCCCGTTGCATCTCAAGAAGCAATCAAAATGCTTGGAACAAATGGTGGTGGCTTCTTCAACACAAATTCTGCACATCCATTTGAAAATCCTACACCTTTAACAAATATGTTAGAAATGCTTGCTATCCTTGCTATACCAGCTTCACTTCCATATGCATTTGGCAAAATGGTTAAAAATACAAAGCAAGGATGGGCTATCTTTGGCGCCATGCTCATTTTATTTATAATTATGCTAGGTACAACATATTATTCAGAAAAAACTGGCAATCCGATAATTAGTCAAATTAAAATAACTGGTCCTTCTGCAATGGAAGGAAAAGAAGTTAGATTCGGAATAGCGGATTCTGCTTTGTTTTCAACAGTTACAACAGCAGCATCTTGCGGTGCAGTAAATTCTACTCTCGATAGCATGACACCACTTGGTGGACTAGTGCCAATGCTCCAAATAATGCTTGGAGAAGTTATATTTGGAGGCGTTGGTTCAGGTCTTTACTCAATGCTTATTAACGCATTCTTAGCCGTATTTATTGTCGGTCTTATGGTTGGCCGTACACCTGAATACATCGGCAAAAAAATTGAATCATATGAGGTGAAAATGTCAATATTAGCTATTTTGGTACCTGCGTCAACTATACTTATTGGAAGTGCTATTGCATCAGTGACAAAAGTAGGAACAGCTTCATTGTTAAATCATGGTCCACATGGTCTAAGTGAAATATTGTATGCTTTCGCATCTAGTGCAGGCAATAATGGCAGTGCATTTGCAGGATTAAATTCAAATACATTATTTTACAATATAGCAACTTCAATAGCAATGTTTATTGGACGATTTGGCGTAATTATACCTGCACTTGCTATAGCAGGCAACCTGGCAAATAAAAAGATTGTTCCAGCAAATGTAGGAACATTTCCTACTGACAATGCTTTATTTTCAGTACTTTTAGTCGTAATCGTACTAATAATCGGTGCATTAACTTTTTTCCCGGCACTTTCTTTAGGACCAATAATTGAGCAGTTGCTAATGAATGCCGGAAAATTGTTTTAA
- a CDS encoding mannosyltransferase family protein yields the protein MRYINKLKKLSWIAIVWFISRIALIFIGWVANLRIPGGNPSQPWPMSKAPLIFTMWDRYDSQWYLVIAKYGYNIPYKSHYSPQAFFPLYPMCIALVHKLAKIPYVVAGVIISNIFFLVALFFLYELVENRFDEEIARLTIIFTFLFPTSFFFSAIYTESLFLLGTVLAFWAADQDKWWIAGIGGAIAVLTRNLGITLLLPLAWIAVEKHGHKAWKNLFPLLLIPMAFSLWAIYLWHSTGDPLRFIHSESGWGRFLSPPWVGILTAIKKILTPIPSVKFPSGTYISAWSIQFSHVYSTIDVTAAILGIILPLVGKKYGQPWPWVIFALIGVLIPMSAPTLYSMTPLASMTRYILVLFPLMVALAQISKKHPSLEIALFVSLPLIQGLFFILFTTWNWIA from the coding sequence ATGAGATATATTAATAAATTAAAAAAATTATCTTGGATAGCAATTGTATGGTTTATATCCCGTATTGCTCTTATATTTATAGGTTGGGTAGCAAACCTACGTATACCTGGTGGTAACCCTTCTCAACCATGGCCTATGTCTAAGGCACCTCTAATTTTTACAATGTGGGATAGATATGATTCACAATGGTATTTAGTTATCGCAAAATATGGATACAATATACCTTATAAATCCCATTATTCACCGCAAGCCTTTTTCCCTCTTTATCCAATGTGTATAGCATTAGTACATAAACTAGCAAAAATACCATACGTGGTTGCAGGTGTAATAATTTCAAATATTTTTTTCCTTGTTGCTTTATTTTTTCTATATGAATTAGTAGAAAATCGTTTTGATGAGGAAATAGCACGATTGACAATTATTTTTACATTTTTATTTCCTACATCATTTTTCTTTTCTGCTATCTATACTGAATCGCTATTTCTTCTGGGAACCGTATTAGCATTTTGGGCAGCTGACCAAGACAAATGGTGGATTGCTGGTATAGGTGGTGCCATAGCTGTCTTAACACGTAATCTCGGAATAACTTTACTTTTGCCTTTAGCATGGATAGCAGTGGAGAAACATGGACATAAAGCTTGGAAAAATTTATTTCCTCTGCTCTTAATACCTATGGCATTTTCTTTATGGGCAATCTATCTATGGCATTCTACTGGTGATCCACTGCGTTTTATTCACTCTGAAAGCGGATGGGGGAGATTTTTATCACCACCATGGGTAGGTATTCTAACTGCAATCAAGAAAATTTTAACTCCAATACCATCAGTAAAATTTCCTTCCGGAACATATATAAGTGCTTGGAGTATTCAATTTTCACATGTTTATAGTACAATTGATGTTACCGCAGCAATTTTAGGTATAATTCTTCCTTTAGTAGGTAAAAAATACGGTCAACCATGGCCATGGGTTATTTTTGCCTTAATTGGTGTTTTGATACCAATGTCAGCACCAACTTTGTACTCTATGACACCATTAGCAAGTATGACACGTTATATTTTGGTGCTTTTCCCTCTAATGGTAGCATTAGCACAAATATCAAAAAAACATCCAAGTTTAGAAATAGCACTATTCGTCTCTTTACCCTTAATTCAAGGATTATTTTTCATATTGTTTACAACATGGAATTGGATAGCGTAA
- a CDS encoding polysaccharide deacetylase family protein, which yields MLLNRSNRNELFNSPIPINSNIFSINKKAGKIVALTFDDGPSKEFTKKYVDVLKSLNVKATFFVVGKMAEKNPALLKYIADNGNEIGLHSYSHQYMPKMSPQQIIDELYKTQAIIVNATGIKPDLFRPPYGAFNNTLLKIANALGLHVVLWTVDPDDWKNPGISNIINTTVSKTSHGSVILMHEGKAETLAALPQIVERLKSKGYSFATIPELMNAGN from the coding sequence TTGCTACTCAATAGAAGCAACAGAAATGAACTCTTTAATAGTCCAATCCCTATTAATAGCAATATATTCAGTATTAATAAAAAAGCAGGAAAAATAGTTGCGCTTACATTCGATGATGGACCATCAAAAGAATTTACTAAAAAATACGTAGACGTATTAAAAAGTTTAAATGTAAAAGCGACTTTTTTCGTAGTAGGGAAAATGGCTGAAAAGAATCCTGCTTTGCTAAAATATATAGCTGACAATGGTAATGAAATAGGTCTTCATTCATACAGTCATCAATACATGCCTAAAATGTCACCACAACAGATTATTGACGAACTCTATAAAACACAAGCAATCATTGTTAATGCAACAGGAATAAAGCCTGATTTATTCAGACCACCTTATGGAGCATTTAATAATACTCTTTTAAAAATTGCAAATGCATTAGGTCTTCATGTTGTATTATGGACTGTTGATCCAGATGATTGGAAGAATCCTGGAATATCAAATATAATAAATACAACTGTATCAAAAACATCTCATGGCTCGGTTATTCTTATGCATGAGGGCAAAGCAGAAACATTAGCAGCATTGCCACAAATAGTTGAAAGGCTTAAATCTAAAGGATATTCTTTTGCAACAATACCAGAACTTATGAATGCTGGCAATTAA
- a CDS encoding K(+)-transporting ATPase subunit F, with protein MNIELIVGGIISLMILVYLIYMLFKADEL; from the coding sequence ATGAATATTGAATTAATTGTTGGTGGTATAATATCACTTATGATACTTGTATATCTAATTTATATGTTGTTCAAAGCAGATGAACTATGA
- the kdpC gene encoding potassium-transporting ATPase subunit KdpC — protein MFKSIILKSTMLLIVLTLITGLIYPLATTGIAQLIFPYQANGSLLYKNGKAVGSKLIGQQFSDPKYFHGRPSAAGKNGYDATSSSGSNLGPTNKLLKETAEKLAIQLRNENNLPAYAAVPSDLITSSASGLDPDISIEAALIQIPRIAKARGISEAKLKKLVNDHIIRRQLGILGEPRVNVLDLNIALDNLK, from the coding sequence ATGTTTAAAAGTATAATTTTAAAAAGCACAATGCTTCTTATTGTGCTTACTCTAATAACTGGTTTAATATATCCACTTGCAACTACAGGCATTGCGCAATTGATTTTCCCGTATCAAGCAAATGGAAGCTTACTTTACAAAAATGGAAAGGCAGTAGGCTCTAAACTGATAGGTCAACAATTTAGTGATCCTAAATATTTCCATGGGCGACCTTCTGCAGCTGGTAAAAATGGATACGATGCAACGTCATCATCAGGTTCTAATCTCGGTCCGACAAATAAGCTATTAAAGGAAACCGCTGAAAAATTAGCCATTCAGTTGAGAAATGAAAATAATCTACCAGCATATGCCGCTGTTCCTTCTGACCTAATTACATCATCGGCTAGCGGTCTTGACCCTGATATTAGTATTGAAGCCGCACTTATCCAAATACCGAGAATAGCTAAAGCCCGCGGCATATCTGAGGCAAAATTAAAAAAACTCGTAAATGACCATATTATAAGAAGACAATTAGGAATACTAGGAGAACCAAGAGTAAATGTCTTAGATCTAAATATTGCTCTTGACAATCTCAAATAG
- a CDS encoding response regulator has translation MKKVLVADDTKNIRILLTTCLESDGYIVITAKNGEEALDILKKGDVDLAFIDIKMPLLSGTEVLREIRSNGITTPVIIITAFATIKNAIECTKLGAVEYIQKPFTVKRVKAVLEKMLNEQKKLDENNINTLIDEVENLIDNNNFNDALDRLKKFNINPNDPRLYLLYHKIYNGLGNKEMSDKFLRAYKIFNEN, from the coding sequence ATGAAAAAAGTTTTGGTGGCTGATGATACAAAAAATATTAGGATTCTTTTAACTACATGCCTTGAATCAGATGGTTATATTGTCATAACAGCAAAAAATGGCGAAGAAGCACTTGATATATTAAAAAAAGGAGATGTAGACCTTGCATTTATAGATATTAAAATGCCACTTTTAAGTGGCACTGAGGTACTTCGTGAAATAAGGTCCAATGGTATTACAACACCAGTTATCATAATAACTGCATTTGCTACAATTAAAAATGCAATCGAATGTACAAAATTAGGTGCTGTAGAGTATATACAAAAGCCATTTACTGTCAAGAGAGTTAAAGCCGTTTTAGAAAAAATGCTTAATGAACAAAAAAAATTAGATGAAAATAATATAAATACTTTAATAGATGAAGTAGAAAACTTAATTGATAATAATAATTTTAACGATGCACTGGATAGGCTTAAAAAGTTTAATATAAATCCAAATGATCCAAGACTTTATCTTTTATATCATAAGATATATAATGGATTAGGTAATAAAGAAATGTCAGATAAATTCTTACGAGCTTATAAAATTTTTAATGAAAATTGA
- the kdpB gene encoding potassium-transporting ATPase subunit KdpB has product MPENCFKQGGINVSKKESNRININNKELIKNAFKKLNPITLFRNPVMFIVEIGSILTTIITIMDIINKSAETNFDLQISIWLWFTILFANFAESLAEGRGKAQADALRKTRKDIKAKKLVGNKTEIVLGSTLKKGDVVLVEAGDIIPGDGEVIEGVASVDESAITGESAPVIRESGGDRSSVTAGTKVLSDWIKVKISSDPGESFLDKMIGLVEGAKRQKTPNEIALTIMLIGLTIILLLATVTIEPYAIYSGTKISIPTLIALLVCLIPTTIGGLLSAIGIAGMDRLIKKNILAMSGRAVEAAGDVDVLLLDKTGTITFGNRMATEFIPAPGITEKELATAAQMSSLSDETPEGRSIVVLAKDKYGIREHNLKELNVEFIPFTAKTRMSGININGNREIRKGAIDAIENYVKEKGGKIPEEVLNAVKMIAQNGGTPLVVAENDRVLGVIHLKDIVKGGIKERFADLRRMGIKTVMITGDNPMTAKAIADEAGVDEFVAEAKPETKLNLIKEYQASGHLVAMTGDGTNDAPALAQADVGVAMNSGTQAAKEAGNMVDLDSSPTKLIAVVEIGKQLLMTRGALTTFSIANDVAKYFAIIPAMFSATYPQLGVLNIMHLKTPESAVLSAIIFNALIIIALIPLALKGVKYRPLGAAAIFKRNMLIYGLGGLIVPFIGIKIIDIIITSLGLIH; this is encoded by the coding sequence ATGCCGGAAAATTGTTTTAAGCAGGGAGGTATTAATGTGAGCAAAAAAGAATCCAACAGAATTAATATCAATAATAAAGAACTAATTAAAAATGCATTTAAAAAATTAAACCCAATAACACTGTTTAGAAATCCAGTAATGTTTATCGTTGAAATAGGTTCAATTTTAACAACAATAATCACAATTATGGATATCATAAATAAAAGTGCCGAGACAAATTTTGACTTACAAATATCAATTTGGCTATGGTTTACTATCTTGTTTGCAAATTTTGCAGAGTCACTAGCAGAAGGACGCGGTAAGGCTCAAGCTGATGCATTGCGTAAAACAAGAAAAGATATAAAAGCCAAAAAATTGGTCGGAAATAAGACTGAAATAGTGTTGGGATCTACTTTAAAAAAAGGTGATGTTGTCCTCGTTGAAGCTGGTGACATAATACCAGGAGATGGAGAAGTCATTGAAGGTGTGGCATCTGTGGACGAAAGCGCAATTACTGGAGAATCTGCACCAGTCATAAGAGAATCTGGTGGTGACAGAAGCTCTGTAACTGCTGGTACAAAAGTCTTATCAGATTGGATAAAAGTAAAAATCTCTTCAGATCCTGGAGAATCTTTCCTTGATAAAATGATCGGTCTTGTTGAAGGTGCAAAAAGACAAAAAACACCTAACGAAATTGCATTGACGATAATGCTTATAGGACTTACAATAATATTACTTTTAGCCACTGTTACAATTGAGCCATATGCAATTTATTCTGGAACCAAAATATCAATCCCTACTCTTATTGCTTTACTTGTATGCCTCATACCAACAACAATAGGAGGTTTATTGAGCGCAATAGGTATAGCAGGTATGGATCGCCTCATTAAAAAGAATATATTAGCAATGTCTGGTCGTGCAGTTGAAGCAGCAGGCGATGTGGATGTCCTCCTATTAGATAAAACAGGTACTATTACATTTGGCAATAGGATGGCGACAGAATTTATTCCTGCACCTGGTATAACAGAGAAAGAGTTAGCAACAGCCGCACAGATGTCTTCCCTTTCTGATGAAACGCCGGAAGGCAGAAGCATTGTAGTTCTTGCAAAAGATAAATACGGAATTAGAGAACATAACTTAAAAGAATTAAATGTAGAATTTATACCATTTACAGCCAAAACTCGAATGAGTGGAATAAATATAAATGGCAATAGAGAAATAAGGAAAGGTGCTATTGATGCAATAGAAAATTATGTAAAGGAAAAGGGTGGCAAAATACCTGAAGAAGTTTTAAATGCTGTTAAGATGATCGCACAAAATGGTGGCACTCCATTGGTTGTTGCAGAAAATGACAGAGTACTAGGAGTAATTCATCTAAAAGATATCGTCAAAGGAGGTATTAAAGAACGTTTTGCAGACCTACGTAGAATGGGAATAAAAACTGTAATGATAACAGGTGATAATCCCATGACAGCAAAAGCTATAGCAGATGAAGCAGGTGTAGATGAGTTTGTAGCAGAGGCAAAACCCGAAACAAAGCTAAACCTTATTAAAGAATATCAAGCAAGTGGACATTTAGTAGCGATGACAGGTGATGGAACAAATGATGCCCCTGCACTTGCACAAGCAGACGTTGGTGTTGCTATGAATTCAGGGACACAAGCTGCTAAAGAAGCAGGGAATATGGTAGATTTGGATTCAAGTCCTACAAAACTTATAGCAGTTGTGGAAATCGGCAAACAGTTGCTGATGACACGTGGTGCACTAACGACATTTAGCATTGCAAATGACGTAGCTAAATATTTTGCAATAATACCAGCTATGTTTTCAGCTACATATCCACAATTAGGTGTTTTAAACATCATGCATCTAAAAACGCCAGAGAGCGCAGTTTTATCAGCGATAATATTCAATGCACTTATTATAATTGCATTAATTCCATTAGCATTAAAAGGCGTTAAATACAGACCACTAGGAGCAGCAGCCATCTTTAAGAGAAACATGCTTATATATGGATTAGGAGGACTTATCGTACCATTTATAGGGATAAAAATAATTGACATAATAATTACATCATTGGGACTAATTCATTAA
- a CDS encoding sensor protein KdpD, producing MNDSFKRLSPEEALKIANKNERGKLKIFLGYAPGVGKTYAMLDEANRRLKRGQDVVIGVVETYGRKETEAMIGDLEIIPKKEVLYRGTVQYEMDLDAILKRKPQVVLVDELAHTNVPGSKHNKRYEDVEEILQNGISVLSTLNIQHLESLNDTIKQITGITVRETIPDTIVNNADEIEVIDVTPDALQNRLKRGEVYNLDKVDQALKNFFRKGNLNALRELALRQSADEVDEDLEQYMKEHGIQENWETNEKIMVCISFNPLVKKLIRRGARRAHRFKCEWIVVYVECTNIFAKKPTKKDMEVLESHFKLAKQLGAEVVVLRGKSVSEELLKFAKERHITQIIMGHSNRRKLETLLRGSTVLKLINSAKNIEIHVIPYN from the coding sequence ATGAACGATAGTTTTAAGAGGCTTAGTCCTGAGGAAGCGCTGAAAATAGCAAACAAAAATGAAAGAGGTAAGTTAAAAATATTTTTAGGATATGCTCCAGGTGTAGGAAAGACGTATGCTATGCTAGATGAAGCAAACAGAAGATTAAAAAGAGGTCAAGATGTCGTTATTGGTGTTGTTGAGACGTATGGCAGAAAAGAAACAGAAGCAATGATAGGTGATTTAGAAATAATACCTAAAAAAGAAGTTTTATATAGAGGTACAGTACAGTACGAAATGGATCTTGATGCTATATTAAAAAGAAAACCTCAAGTTGTATTGGTGGATGAGTTGGCACATACGAATGTCCCTGGCAGTAAGCACAATAAAAGGTATGAAGACGTAGAGGAAATACTTCAAAACGGCATAAGCGTTTTATCGACTTTAAATATACAGCATCTTGAAAGCTTAAATGATACCATAAAACAGATTACAGGCATTACTGTACGTGAAACAATACCGGATACTATAGTTAACAATGCTGATGAAATAGAAGTTATAGATGTAACACCTGATGCTCTTCAAAATAGACTAAAAAGAGGAGAAGTCTATAATCTTGATAAAGTTGACCAGGCACTAAAGAATTTTTTTCGAAAAGGCAATTTAAATGCTTTGAGAGAACTCGCACTGAGACAGTCTGCAGATGAAGTTGATGAAGACTTAGAACAATATATGAAAGAGCACGGCATACAAGAAAATTGGGAAACAAATGAAAAGATTATGGTATGTATCAGCTTTAATCCGCTTGTAAAGAAATTGATAAGACGGGGTGCTAGAAGGGCTCATAGGTTTAAATGTGAATGGATAGTTGTATATGTGGAATGCACAAATATTTTTGCAAAAAAACCAACTAAAAAGGATATGGAGGTACTTGAAAGCCATTTTAAGCTTGCTAAGCAGTTAGGGGCAGAAGTGGTGGTCTTGAGGGGAAAAAGCGTATCTGAAGAGTTATTGAAATTTGCAAAAGAAAGACATATTACACAGATAATAATGGGGCATTCAAACAGGAGAAAGCTGGAGACGCTTTTAAGGGGGTCAACTGTATTAAAGCTAATAAATTCAGCAAAAAATATTGAAATACATGTTATCCCTTACAACTAA